In Perca fluviatilis chromosome 18, GENO_Pfluv_1.0, whole genome shotgun sequence, one genomic interval encodes:
- the snap91b gene encoding clathrin coat assembly protein AP180 isoform X8: MSGQTLTDRIAAAQHQLTGSDMARAVCKATTHEVMAPKKKHLEYLVSATNTTNVNIPQMADTLFERATNASWVVVFKALVTSHHMCVHGNERFIQYLASRTSLFNLSNFIDKTGSHGYDMSTFIRRYGRYLNEKAFAYRQMAFDFTRVKKGAEGVMRTMTTEKLLKGMPVLQTQIDTLLEFDVHPKELNNGIINAAFLLLFKDLVKLFASYNDGVINLLEKYFKMKKSDCKEALEIYKRFLTRVTKIGEFMKLAETVGVEKNDIPDINYAPSSILESLETHMNGLEDVKGGKKGEGSPTKGSPTNNVSPTSTPAKSSNAVPTLQPPPGESAAAAAAAEPAEDSLLDLDPLSSSGPSGQSAAPTSWGDLLGSEMGDSLLSEPTLTAEPAPSSAAATPTPAAAEPGVSLAPPTSTAAATSPGAANMDLLGDAFATSAPSTEASVAATEGGAAATSAPAANAGAESTGGDATAAAAPAAPGAELMSDLTMGTPAAPQPGAPGAPMMPMVRPGFPATGTTPGTPMSPGAAQSPRKPAPPRNALDDLNIKDFM, encoded by the exons ACCTGGTGTCAGCCACCAACACCACCAACGTGAACATTCCTCAGATGGCTGACACGCTGTTTGAGCGAGCCACCAATGCCAGCTGGGTGGTCGTCTTCAAGGCCCTTGTCACCAGTCATCACATGTGTGTCCACGGCAACGAG agGTTCATTCAGTACTTGGCTTCCAGGACCTCCCTTTTCAACCTCAGCAATTTTATCGACAAAACCGGCTCTCACG GATATGACATGTCTACATTCATCAGACGGTATGGACGATACCTGAACGAGAAAGCCTTCGCCTACCGCCAGATGGCTTTTGATTTCACCAGAGTGAAGAAGGG TGCTGAGGGTGTGATGAGGACCATGACCACTGAGAAGCTGTTGAAAGGCATGCCTGTTCTGCAGACTCAGATTGACACACTCCTGGAGTTCGAT GTTCATCCCAAGGAGCTGAACAATGGGATCATCAATGCTGCATTCCTGCTTCTCTTCAAGGACCTGGTCAAACTGTTCGCATCCTACAATGACGGAGTCATCAACCTATTAG AGAAATACTTCAAGATGAAGAAGAGCGACTGTAAGGAGGCCTTGGAGATCTACAAGAGGTTCCTGACCAGGGTGACAAAGATTGGGGAATTCATGAAGCTGGCTGAG ACAGTTGGAGTTGAGAAAAACGACATTCCTGACATCAACTAC GCTCCCAGCAGTATCCTGGAGAGTCTGGAAACGCACATGAATGGTCTGGAGGATGTGAAGGGTGGAAAGAAGGG GGAAGG GTCGCCAACAAAG GGGTCTCCGACAAACAACGTGTCTCCAACATCGACTCCGGCCAAATCTTCAAACGCTGTTCCCACACTGCAGCCTCCTCCTGGGGAGAgcgctgccgctgctgctgctgctgagccaGCTGAAGA TTCCTTGTTGGACCTGGATCCGCTGTCCTCCTCGGGTCCCTCAGGGCAATCAGCTGCCCCCACGTCTTGGGGAG ATCTTCTTGGATCAG AAATGGGCGATTCCTTGCTATCTGAACCCACCCTCACGGCAGAGCCCGCCCCCTCCTCTGCAGCAGCAACGCCCACTCCTGCAGCCGCAGAACCTGGAGTCTCTCTAGCTCCTCCCACTAGCACAGCAGCCGCCACCTCCCCTGGCGCCGCCAATATGGATCTGTTGGGAG ATGCCTTTGCAACATCTGCTCCTTCCACTGAGGCCTCTGTAGCAGCCACTGAAGGTGGGGCCGCTGCCACGTCCGCCCCTGCCGCCAACGCTGGAGCTG AGTCCACAGGAGGAGATgccacagctgctgctgctcctgctgcccCCGGTGCTGAGCTCATGTCAg atctCACAATGGGAACCCCAGCGGCACCTCAG CCTGGGGCACCAGGAGCTCCCATGATGCCCATGGTGAGGCCAGGCTTCCCTGCCACTGGAACAACCCCCGGAACACCG ATGTCTCCTGGAGCAGCCCAGAGCCCCAGAAAGCCTGCACCACCGAGGAACGCTCTGGATGACCTCAACATTAAGGACTTCATGTAG
- the snap91b gene encoding clathrin coat assembly protein AP180 isoform X1, whose product MSGQTLTDRIAAAQHQLTGSDMARAVCKATTHEVMAPKKKHLEYLVSATNTTNVNIPQMADTLFERATNASWVVVFKALVTSHHMCVHGNERFIQYLASRTSLFNLSNFIDKTGSHGYDMSTFIRRYGRYLNEKAFAYRQMAFDFTRVKKGAEGVMRTMTTEKLLKGMPVLQTQIDTLLEFDVHPKELNNGIINAAFLLLFKDLVKLFASYNDGVINLLEKYFKMKKSDCKEALEIYKRFLTRVTKIGEFMKLAETVGVEKNDIPDINYAPSSILESLETHMNGLEDVKGGKKGEGSPTKGSPTNNVSPTSTPAKSSNAVPTLQPPPGESAAAAAAAEPAEDSLLDLDPLSSSGPSGQSAAPTSWGDLLGSEMGDSLLSEPTLTAEPAPSSAAATPTPAAAEPGVSLAPPTSTAAATSPGAANMDLLGDAFATSAPSTEASVAATEGGAAATSAPAANAGAESTGGDATAAAAPAAPGAELMSVFDGLGDVMKPTLTPQAGDVDTSMANMASNLTMGTPAAPQVAPPCWGAPMPGAPGAPMMPMVRPGFPATGTTPGTPMSPGAAQSPRKPAPPRNALDDLNIKDFM is encoded by the exons ACCTGGTGTCAGCCACCAACACCACCAACGTGAACATTCCTCAGATGGCTGACACGCTGTTTGAGCGAGCCACCAATGCCAGCTGGGTGGTCGTCTTCAAGGCCCTTGTCACCAGTCATCACATGTGTGTCCACGGCAACGAG agGTTCATTCAGTACTTGGCTTCCAGGACCTCCCTTTTCAACCTCAGCAATTTTATCGACAAAACCGGCTCTCACG GATATGACATGTCTACATTCATCAGACGGTATGGACGATACCTGAACGAGAAAGCCTTCGCCTACCGCCAGATGGCTTTTGATTTCACCAGAGTGAAGAAGGG TGCTGAGGGTGTGATGAGGACCATGACCACTGAGAAGCTGTTGAAAGGCATGCCTGTTCTGCAGACTCAGATTGACACACTCCTGGAGTTCGAT GTTCATCCCAAGGAGCTGAACAATGGGATCATCAATGCTGCATTCCTGCTTCTCTTCAAGGACCTGGTCAAACTGTTCGCATCCTACAATGACGGAGTCATCAACCTATTAG AGAAATACTTCAAGATGAAGAAGAGCGACTGTAAGGAGGCCTTGGAGATCTACAAGAGGTTCCTGACCAGGGTGACAAAGATTGGGGAATTCATGAAGCTGGCTGAG ACAGTTGGAGTTGAGAAAAACGACATTCCTGACATCAACTAC GCTCCCAGCAGTATCCTGGAGAGTCTGGAAACGCACATGAATGGTCTGGAGGATGTGAAGGGTGGAAAGAAGGG GGAAGG GTCGCCAACAAAG GGGTCTCCGACAAACAACGTGTCTCCAACATCGACTCCGGCCAAATCTTCAAACGCTGTTCCCACACTGCAGCCTCCTCCTGGGGAGAgcgctgccgctgctgctgctgctgagccaGCTGAAGA TTCCTTGTTGGACCTGGATCCGCTGTCCTCCTCGGGTCCCTCAGGGCAATCAGCTGCCCCCACGTCTTGGGGAG ATCTTCTTGGATCAG AAATGGGCGATTCCTTGCTATCTGAACCCACCCTCACGGCAGAGCCCGCCCCCTCCTCTGCAGCAGCAACGCCCACTCCTGCAGCCGCAGAACCTGGAGTCTCTCTAGCTCCTCCCACTAGCACAGCAGCCGCCACCTCCCCTGGCGCCGCCAATATGGATCTGTTGGGAG ATGCCTTTGCAACATCTGCTCCTTCCACTGAGGCCTCTGTAGCAGCCACTGAAGGTGGGGCCGCTGCCACGTCCGCCCCTGCCGCCAACGCTGGAGCTG AGTCCACAGGAGGAGATgccacagctgctgctgctcctgctgcccCCGGTGCTGAGCTCATGTCAg TATTTGATGGACTAGGCGATGTAATGAagcccactttgacccctcagGCGGGGGATGTTGACACCTCCATGGCTAACATGGCAAGTA atctCACAATGGGAACCCCAGCGGCACCTCAGGTAGCTCCCCCCTGTTGGGGTGCTCCCATG CCTGGGGCACCAGGAGCTCCCATGATGCCCATGGTGAGGCCAGGCTTCCCTGCCACTGGAACAACCCCCGGAACACCG ATGTCTCCTGGAGCAGCCCAGAGCCCCAGAAAGCCTGCACCACCGAGGAACGCTCTGGATGACCTCAACATTAAGGACTTCATGTAG
- the snap91b gene encoding clathrin coat assembly protein AP180 isoform X5, with protein MSGQTLTDRIAAAQHQLTGSDMARAVCKATTHEVMAPKKKHLEYLVSATNTTNVNIPQMADTLFERATNASWVVVFKALVTSHHMCVHGNERFIQYLASRTSLFNLSNFIDKTGSHGYDMSTFIRRYGRYLNEKAFAYRQMAFDFTRVKKGAEGVMRTMTTEKLLKGMPVLQTQIDTLLEFDVHPKELNNGIINAAFLLLFKDLVKLFASYNDGVINLLEKYFKMKKSDCKEALEIYKRFLTRVTKIGEFMKLAETVGVEKNDIPDINYAPSSILESLETHMNGLEDVKGGKKGEGSPTKGSPTNNVSPTSTPAKSSNAVPTLQPPPGESAAAAAAAEPAEDSLLDLDPLSSSGPSGQSAAPTSWGDLLGSEMGDSLLSEPTLTAEPAPSSAAATPTPAAAEPGVSLAPPTSTAAATSPGAANMDLLGDAFATSAPSTEASVAATEGGAAATSAPAANAGAESTGGDATAAAAPAAPGAELMSGDVMKPTLTPQAGDVDTSMANMASNLTMGTPAAPQPGAPGAPMMPMVRPGFPATGTTPGTPMSPGAAQSPRKPAPPRNALDDLNIKDFM; from the exons ACCTGGTGTCAGCCACCAACACCACCAACGTGAACATTCCTCAGATGGCTGACACGCTGTTTGAGCGAGCCACCAATGCCAGCTGGGTGGTCGTCTTCAAGGCCCTTGTCACCAGTCATCACATGTGTGTCCACGGCAACGAG agGTTCATTCAGTACTTGGCTTCCAGGACCTCCCTTTTCAACCTCAGCAATTTTATCGACAAAACCGGCTCTCACG GATATGACATGTCTACATTCATCAGACGGTATGGACGATACCTGAACGAGAAAGCCTTCGCCTACCGCCAGATGGCTTTTGATTTCACCAGAGTGAAGAAGGG TGCTGAGGGTGTGATGAGGACCATGACCACTGAGAAGCTGTTGAAAGGCATGCCTGTTCTGCAGACTCAGATTGACACACTCCTGGAGTTCGAT GTTCATCCCAAGGAGCTGAACAATGGGATCATCAATGCTGCATTCCTGCTTCTCTTCAAGGACCTGGTCAAACTGTTCGCATCCTACAATGACGGAGTCATCAACCTATTAG AGAAATACTTCAAGATGAAGAAGAGCGACTGTAAGGAGGCCTTGGAGATCTACAAGAGGTTCCTGACCAGGGTGACAAAGATTGGGGAATTCATGAAGCTGGCTGAG ACAGTTGGAGTTGAGAAAAACGACATTCCTGACATCAACTAC GCTCCCAGCAGTATCCTGGAGAGTCTGGAAACGCACATGAATGGTCTGGAGGATGTGAAGGGTGGAAAGAAGGG GGAAGG GTCGCCAACAAAG GGGTCTCCGACAAACAACGTGTCTCCAACATCGACTCCGGCCAAATCTTCAAACGCTGTTCCCACACTGCAGCCTCCTCCTGGGGAGAgcgctgccgctgctgctgctgctgagccaGCTGAAGA TTCCTTGTTGGACCTGGATCCGCTGTCCTCCTCGGGTCCCTCAGGGCAATCAGCTGCCCCCACGTCTTGGGGAG ATCTTCTTGGATCAG AAATGGGCGATTCCTTGCTATCTGAACCCACCCTCACGGCAGAGCCCGCCCCCTCCTCTGCAGCAGCAACGCCCACTCCTGCAGCCGCAGAACCTGGAGTCTCTCTAGCTCCTCCCACTAGCACAGCAGCCGCCACCTCCCCTGGCGCCGCCAATATGGATCTGTTGGGAG ATGCCTTTGCAACATCTGCTCCTTCCACTGAGGCCTCTGTAGCAGCCACTGAAGGTGGGGCCGCTGCCACGTCCGCCCCTGCCGCCAACGCTGGAGCTG AGTCCACAGGAGGAGATgccacagctgctgctgctcctgctgcccCCGGTGCTGAGCTCATGTCAg GCGATGTAATGAagcccactttgacccctcagGCGGGGGATGTTGACACCTCCATGGCTAACATGGCAAGTA atctCACAATGGGAACCCCAGCGGCACCTCAG CCTGGGGCACCAGGAGCTCCCATGATGCCCATGGTGAGGCCAGGCTTCCCTGCCACTGGAACAACCCCCGGAACACCG ATGTCTCCTGGAGCAGCCCAGAGCCCCAGAAAGCCTGCACCACCGAGGAACGCTCTGGATGACCTCAACATTAAGGACTTCATGTAG
- the snap91b gene encoding clathrin coat assembly protein AP180 isoform X2, with the protein MSGQTLTDRIAAAQHQLTGSDMARAVCKATTHEVMAPKKKHLEYLVSATNTTNVNIPQMADTLFERATNASWVVVFKALVTSHHMCVHGNERFIQYLASRTSLFNLSNFIDKTGSHGYDMSTFIRRYGRYLNEKAFAYRQMAFDFTRVKKGAEGVMRTMTTEKLLKGMPVLQTQIDTLLEFDVHPKELNNGIINAAFLLLFKDLVKLFASYNDGVINLLEKYFKMKKSDCKEALEIYKRFLTRVTKIGEFMKLAETVGVEKNDIPDINYAPSSILESLETHMNGLEDVKGGKKGSPTKGSPTNNVSPTSTPAKSSNAVPTLQPPPGESAAAAAAAEPAEDSLLDLDPLSSSGPSGQSAAPTSWGDLLGSEMGDSLLSEPTLTAEPAPSSAAATPTPAAAEPGVSLAPPTSTAAATSPGAANMDLLGDAFATSAPSTEASVAATEGGAAATSAPAANAGAESTGGDATAAAAPAAPGAELMSVFDGLGDVMKPTLTPQAGDVDTSMANMASNLTMGTPAAPQVAPPCWGAPMPGAPGAPMMPMVRPGFPATGTTPGTPMSPGAAQSPRKPAPPRNALDDLNIKDFM; encoded by the exons ACCTGGTGTCAGCCACCAACACCACCAACGTGAACATTCCTCAGATGGCTGACACGCTGTTTGAGCGAGCCACCAATGCCAGCTGGGTGGTCGTCTTCAAGGCCCTTGTCACCAGTCATCACATGTGTGTCCACGGCAACGAG agGTTCATTCAGTACTTGGCTTCCAGGACCTCCCTTTTCAACCTCAGCAATTTTATCGACAAAACCGGCTCTCACG GATATGACATGTCTACATTCATCAGACGGTATGGACGATACCTGAACGAGAAAGCCTTCGCCTACCGCCAGATGGCTTTTGATTTCACCAGAGTGAAGAAGGG TGCTGAGGGTGTGATGAGGACCATGACCACTGAGAAGCTGTTGAAAGGCATGCCTGTTCTGCAGACTCAGATTGACACACTCCTGGAGTTCGAT GTTCATCCCAAGGAGCTGAACAATGGGATCATCAATGCTGCATTCCTGCTTCTCTTCAAGGACCTGGTCAAACTGTTCGCATCCTACAATGACGGAGTCATCAACCTATTAG AGAAATACTTCAAGATGAAGAAGAGCGACTGTAAGGAGGCCTTGGAGATCTACAAGAGGTTCCTGACCAGGGTGACAAAGATTGGGGAATTCATGAAGCTGGCTGAG ACAGTTGGAGTTGAGAAAAACGACATTCCTGACATCAACTAC GCTCCCAGCAGTATCCTGGAGAGTCTGGAAACGCACATGAATGGTCTGGAGGATGTGAAGGGTGGAAAGAAGGG GTCGCCAACAAAG GGGTCTCCGACAAACAACGTGTCTCCAACATCGACTCCGGCCAAATCTTCAAACGCTGTTCCCACACTGCAGCCTCCTCCTGGGGAGAgcgctgccgctgctgctgctgctgagccaGCTGAAGA TTCCTTGTTGGACCTGGATCCGCTGTCCTCCTCGGGTCCCTCAGGGCAATCAGCTGCCCCCACGTCTTGGGGAG ATCTTCTTGGATCAG AAATGGGCGATTCCTTGCTATCTGAACCCACCCTCACGGCAGAGCCCGCCCCCTCCTCTGCAGCAGCAACGCCCACTCCTGCAGCCGCAGAACCTGGAGTCTCTCTAGCTCCTCCCACTAGCACAGCAGCCGCCACCTCCCCTGGCGCCGCCAATATGGATCTGTTGGGAG ATGCCTTTGCAACATCTGCTCCTTCCACTGAGGCCTCTGTAGCAGCCACTGAAGGTGGGGCCGCTGCCACGTCCGCCCCTGCCGCCAACGCTGGAGCTG AGTCCACAGGAGGAGATgccacagctgctgctgctcctgctgcccCCGGTGCTGAGCTCATGTCAg TATTTGATGGACTAGGCGATGTAATGAagcccactttgacccctcagGCGGGGGATGTTGACACCTCCATGGCTAACATGGCAAGTA atctCACAATGGGAACCCCAGCGGCACCTCAGGTAGCTCCCCCCTGTTGGGGTGCTCCCATG CCTGGGGCACCAGGAGCTCCCATGATGCCCATGGTGAGGCCAGGCTTCCCTGCCACTGGAACAACCCCCGGAACACCG ATGTCTCCTGGAGCAGCCCAGAGCCCCAGAAAGCCTGCACCACCGAGGAACGCTCTGGATGACCTCAACATTAAGGACTTCATGTAG